The Musa acuminata AAA Group cultivar baxijiao chromosome BXJ2-2, Cavendish_Baxijiao_AAA, whole genome shotgun sequence genome has a segment encoding these proteins:
- the LOC103975570 gene encoding brefeldin A-inhibited guanine nucleotide-exchange protein 5 isoform X3, translating to MAALASAGHTLDAAQAELVLKPLRLAFETKNIKLLEPALDCLHKLIAYDHLEGDPGLEGGKNASLFTDILNMVCGCVDNSSSDSTILQVLKVLLTAVSSTRFRVHGEPLLGVIRVCYNIALNSKSPINQATSKAMLTQMISIVFRRMEVDQVSVPSNSYVHGEIPSASSTNSDYEEVPRDDQDEKKITLGDALTMNRANETSPSFEQLQNLAGGADIKGLEAVLDQAVQLEDGKKISGGIDLESTVMQHDALLLFRTLCKMGMKEEGDEVTTKTRLLSLELLQGLLEGVSESFTKNFHFIDSVKAYLSYALLRASISPSPVVFQYATGIFAVLLLRFRESLKGEIGVFFPLIILKSLEGNESALSQRTSVLRMLEKVCKDSQMLADIFVNYDCDLQAPNLFERMVNALSRIAQGTQTTDPNSASSMQVASAKGSSLQCLVSVLKSLVDWEKLRKETDKHGNIVRSLEEEVLAREPGTVNELHDDGLNQFEKAKAHKSTMEAAILEFNRKPAKGIEFLLSNKLVEKKASAIAQFLKTTPSLDKAMIGEYLGQHEELPLAVMHAYVDSMKLSGLEFDTAIREFLKGFRLPGEAQKIDRIMEKFAERYCADNPGLFKNADTAYVLAYAVIMLNTDAHNPMVWPKMSKSDFIRMNSMSDVEECAPKDLLEKIYDSIVREEIKMKSDKSDASISSRLRPETEERGRLVNILNLALPKKKSGIDTKTESEKIKKQIQALFKNKGEKRGVFYTAQQIDLVRPMLEAVGWPLLATFSVTLEEGDNKPRVILCMEGFRAGIHLTRVLGMDTMRYAFLTSLVRFTFLHAPKEMRSKNVEALRALLVLCDMETDSLQDTWNAVLECVSRLEYITSTPSIAATVMQGSNQISRDAVLQSLRELAGKPAEQVFVNSVKLPSDAIVEFFTALCGVSAEELKQTPARVFSLQKLVEISYYNMARIRLVWARIWSVLAQHFIAAGSHHEEKVAMYAIDSLRQLGMKYLERAELTNFTFQNDILKPFVILMRNSRNEKIRGLIVDCIVQMIKSKVGSIKSGWRSVFMIFTAAADDELESIVESAFENVEQVILEHFDQVVGDCFMDCVNCLIRFANNKISPRISLKAIALLRICEDRLAEGFIPGGALKPVDGGLETNFDVTEHYWFPMLAGLSDLTLDSRLEVRNCALEVLFDLLNERGRKFSSAFWEGIFHRVLFPIFDHVRNAGRDGLVSSGDEWLRETSIHSLQLLCNLFNTFYKEVSFMLPPLLSFLLDCAKKTDQSVVSISLGALVHLIEVGGHQFSDSDWDTLLKGIRDVSYTTQPLELLNSLGFENSKKQTVLSKDSKDTDAKDGGSPFRNNHKMEGGRALDHESFSADGNAAGNTISTINSKDDYEENNLQTNFEESDGNLKKPAEAANYQRSQTFGQRIMGNMMDNLLLRGLTSKSKNRTSNLSPVSASPVKIPDAAESVVDDNDEENSMMATIKGKCITQLLLLGAIDSIQKRYWSKLKVSHKIAIMDTLLSLVEFAASYNSSSNLILRMQYIPSERLPLNLLRQEITGTSIYLEILHKSTATQNGSSHEQGISDGPFVQTSSVNDSCYAGSLDSDEKLKGIAEEKLVSFCGQILEEASELKPISGETGSTDLHRVLDMRAPVIVKVLKGMCCMDNLIFRKHIREFYPLITKLVCCDQMEVRGALGDLFSTQLTPLLP from the exons ATGGCAGCTTTAGCAAGTGCTGGCCACACCTTAGATGCAGCCCAAGCTGAACTTGTTTTGAAGCCTCTGAGACTTGCATTTGAGACAAAGAATATAAAACTTTTGGAGCCTGCCCTTGACTGTCTTCAT AAACTTATAGCTTATGATCATTTAGAGGGTGATCCTGGACTGGAAGGTGGTAAAAATGCTTCACTATTTACTGATATTCTCAATATGGTCTGTGGCTGTGTTGATAACTCTTCATCTGACAG TACTATATTACAAGTTTTAAAGGTGCTTCTCACAGCAGTATCATCAACAAGGTTCAGAG TGCATGGAGAACCTTTGCTGGGAGTGATTAGAGTATGCTATAACATTGCTCTGAATAG CAAGAGTCCAATAAATCAGGCAACATCAAAAGCAATGTTGACCCAAATGATCAGTATTGTGTTTAGGCGAATGGAAGTAGATCAG GTTTCTGTACCATCCAATAGTTATGTGCATGGTGAAATTCCATCAGCTAGCTCCACAAATTCTGATTACGAGGAAGTGCCTAGAGATGACCAAGATGAGAAGAAAATTACTCTAGGAGATGCATTAACCATGAACCGTGCAAATGAGACATCTCCATCTTTTGAGCAACTCCAGAATTTGGCTGGTGGTGCAGACATCAAG GGTCTAGAGGCTGTTCTTGACCAGGCTGTTCAACTTGAGGATGGCAAGAAAATCTCAGG AGGGATTGATCTTGAGAGCACTGTCATGCAACATGATGCATTATTGCTGTTTCGAACACTTTGCAAG ATGGGGATGAAAGAAGAGGGAGATGAGGTTACTACAAAGACAAGACTTTTGTCTCTTGAGCTTTTGCAG GGTTTACTGGAAGGAGTGAGCGAATCCTTTACGAAAAATTTCCATTTTATTGACTCTGTCAAGGCTTATCTTTCTTATGCTTTATTACGGGCTTCTATTTCTCCTTCTCCAGTTGTCTTTCAG TATGCAACTGGAATATTTGCAGTTCTGTTGCTTCGTTTTAGGGAAAGTCTTAAG GGAGAAATTGGTGTCTTTTTTCCCTTGATAATCTTAAAATCCTTGGAAGGCAATGAGAGTGCCCTCAGCCAAAGAACAAGTGTTCTTCG GATGCTTGAGAAAGTGTGTAAGGATTCACAAATGCTTGCGGACATATTTGTTAACTATGATTGTGATCTTCAGGCACCAAACCTTTTTGAACGTATG GTAAATGCTTTGTCAAGGATAGCACAAGGGACTCAAACTACAGATCCCAACTCAGCTTCTTCGATGCAGGTTGCATCTGCTAAAGGCTCATCGCTTCAG TGCTTGGTGAGTGTGCTGAAATCATTGGTTGATTGGGAGAAGCTAAGGAAAGAAACTGATAAACATGGTAACATTGTTCGGTCCCTTGAAGAGGAAGTTTTGGCTAGAGAACCTGGGACAGTTAATGAGCTCCATGATGATGGACTAAACCAATTTGAGAAGGCAAAAGCTCACAAATCCACAATGGAAGCAGCCATCTTAGAG TTCAATCGTAAACCAGCGAAAGGGATAGAATTTCTGTTGTCTAATAAGTTGGTCGAGAAAAAGGCTTCTGCAATAGCCCAATTCCTGAAGACCACTCCAAGTTTGGATAAG GCCATGATTGGAGAATATTTGGGCCAGCATGAGGAACTTCCCCTTGCTGTTATGCATGCTTATGTTGATTCCATGAAGTTATCAGGGTTAGAGTTTGATACTGCAATTCGTGAGTTTCTAAAAGGATTTCGACTTCCTGGAGAAGCACAGAAAATTGATCGGATCATGGAAAAGTTTGCTGAGCG TTATTGTGCTGATAATCCAGGACTTTTCAAGAATGCAGATACTGCTTATGTTCTTGCCTATGCAGTTATAATGTTGAATACTGATGcacacaatccaatggtttggccAAAAATGTCTAAATCTGATTTCATACGCATGAATTCTATGAGTGATGTAGAAGAGTGTGCTCCAAAGGACCTCCTAGAGAAGATATACGATTCAATTGTTAGAGAAGAGATAAAGATGAAGAGCGATAAGTCTGATGCATCTATAAGCAGTAGACTGCGGCCAGAAACAGAAGAGAGAGGACGCcttgtcaatattttaaatttagctCTTCCGAAAAAGAAGTCAGGGATTGATACTAAGACAGAgagtgaaaagattaaaaaacAAATTCAGGCACTTTTCAAAAATAAAGGTGAAAAAAGGGGTGTTTTCTATACAGCTCAGCAGATTGACCTAGTAAGACCAATGCTCGAAGCCGTGGGCTGGCCTTTGCTTGCTACATTTTCTGTCACATTGGAGGAAGGAGACAATAAGCCAAGGGTTATTCTTTGCATGGAAGGTTTCAGAGCTGGCATACATCTAACACGTGTTCTTGGGATGGATACAATGCGATATGCTTTCCTAACATCCTTAGTACG ATTTACATTTTTGCATGCTCCAAAGGAGATGCGAAGTAAAAATGTGGAAGCATTACGTGCCTTGCTTGTTTTATGCGATATGGAGACGGATTCACTACAAGACACCTGGAATGCTGTCTTGGAATGTGTCTCCAGGCTAGAATATATCACTTCGACCCCATCCATTGCTGCAACTGTGATGCAAGGATCCAATCAAATATCTAGGGATGCAGTTCTTCAGTCTCTCAGAGAGCTAGCTGGAAAGCCAGCTGAGCAAGTTTTTGTAAATAGTGTGAAATTGCCTAGTGATGCAATTGTGGAGTTCTTCACAGCTCTCTGTGGTGTATCTGCTGAAGAATTGAAACAAACACCTGCTCGTGTCTTCAGCCTACAGAAGCTTGTTGAGATAAGCTACTATAATATGGCTCGTATTCGTCTG GTATGGGCTAGAATATGGTCTGTCTTGGCTCAGCATTTCATTGCTGCTGGTAGCCACCATGAGGAAAAAGTTGCTATGTATGCCATTGATTCACTGAGACAACTTGGTATGAAGTATTTGGAGCGTGCTGAACTCACCAACTTCACCTTCCAGAATGACATTTTGAAACCTTTTGTCATTCTTATGCGGAATAGCCGCAATGAAAAAATACGCGGCCTGATTGTGGATTGCATTGTTCAG ATGATCAAATCGAAGGTTGGTAGCATTAAATCAGGTTGGCGGAGTGTGTTCATGATCTTCACTGCAGCTGCTGATGATGAGTTGGAATCAATTGTCGAAAGTGCATTTGAGAATGTTGAGCAGG TTATCTTGGAGCACTTTGATCAGGTTGTTGGTGACTGCTTTATGGATTGTGTCAATTGCCTCATTCGTTTTGCTAATAACAAAATTTCTCCACGGATTAGCTTGAAGGCTATTGCTCTCCTCCGTATATGTGAAGATCGTCTTGCAGAG GGCTTTATACCTGGTGGAGCCTTGAAACCGGTGGATGGTGGGCTAGAGACAAACTTTGATGTAACCGAGCATTACTGGTTTCCCATGTTGGCTGGTTTATCTGATTTAACATTGGATTCTAGATTGGAAGTTCGGAACTGTGCACTGGAAGTGCTATTTGATTTGTTGAATGAGAGAGGGCGGAAATTCTCTTCTGCTTTTTGGGAGGGCATTTTTCACCGAGTCCTTTTTCCTATATTTGACCATGTACGAAATGCTGGAAGAGATGGACTTGTCTCCTCAGGTGATGAGTGGCTTCGAGAAACTAGCATCCATTCACTTCAGTTGCTCTGCAACCTTTTTAATACTTTCTATAAG GAAGTATCTTTCATGCTTCCACCACtcctgagttttctacttgattGTGCCAAGAAAACGGACCAAAGTGTGGTTTCCATCTCTCTTGGAGCGTTAGTACATCTTATAGAAGTTGGGGGTCATCAGTTCAGTGATAGTGACTGGGATACTTTATTGAAAGGCATTAG AGATGTATCATACACAACTCAACCTCTCGAACTTCTCAATTCTTTGGGATTTGAGAACTCAAAAAAACAAACAGTTTTATCCAAAGATTCTAAAGATACAGATGCCAAAGATGGTGGCAGTCCATTCAGGAACAATCACAAAATGGAAGGGGGAAGAGCTTTGGATCATGAATCCTTTTCTGCTGATGGTAACGCTGCTGGAAATACAATCAGCACAATTAACTCCAAGGATGATTATGAAGAAAACAATCTCCAAACAAACTTTGAGGAATCTGATG GTAACTTGAAGAAGCCTGCTGAAGCTGCAAACTATCAGCGTAGTCAAACATTTGGCCAAAGGATCATGGGTAATATGATGGACAACCTTTTGCTTAGAGGTCTTACCTCCAAATCAAAGAATCGCACAAGTAATCTCAGTCCAGTTTCAGCTTCACCTGTAAAG ATCCCTGATGCTGCAGAATCTGTTGTGGATGATAATGATGAAGAGAATTCCATGATGGCAACCATCAAAGGAAAATGCATTACACAACTTTTACTATTAGGCGCTATTGATAGCATACAG AAGAGATACTGGAGTAAATTAAAGGTCTCTCATAAAATTGCAATAATGGATACCTTATTGTCCCTGGTAGAGTTTGCTGCTTCATATAATTCTTCGTCAAACCTTATATTGCGAATGCAATATATACCTTCTGAAAG GCTTCCTCTAAATCTTCTTCGCCAGGAAATAACAGGAACATCCATTTATTTAGAAATCTTACACAAGTCAACTGCAACACAGAATGGTAGCAGTCATGAACAAGGGATTTCTGATGGTCCATTTGTCCAGACCTCATCAGTCAATGATTCATGCTATGCTGGATCTTTAGATTCAGATGAGAAGCTCAAAGGCATAGCAGAAGAGAAGCTAGTTTCTTTCTGTGGTCAGATTTTAGAAGAGGCTTCTGAGCTCAAACCAATTTCAGGGGAGACTGGTAGCACGGATCTACATCGTGTACTTGACATGAGGGCTCCGGTCATTGTTAAG GTACTCAAAGGAATGTGCTGTATGGATAATTTAATATTCAGAAAGCATATAAGAGAGTTCTATCCACTAATTACCAAACTCGTATGCTGTGATCAG atggaagttcgtggagctcttgGTGATCTCTTCAGCACACAGCTCACCCCCCTTCTACCATAA